The nucleotide window GCACCTTTAAAAAGTAAAGATCATCCCTAAAGAAGATAGGAAACCGGAAACTGCACAAAAAATGACAACCGATTCCATGAcgcaaaagaataaaaaaacagaagCCTACCAAGAGTCGATATGAAAATAATCTCAAAGTTATTAAGCTTCCACTGATGaaattatctaaaaaaaaaattaaaaatgagaaTAGCGCTAAAACTCAGCAATACATGAGCAAATAGGCACGTGCGGCTGCTTTAGTATACAACTACGAAACAAAACGTATCAAAAAGAAAAGGTTCTCTTCCCTATATTAGACCTTATCACGTGTACATGGATTTTAGGAAAATGTGCCTGTGCAAAGGCATGGTGAATTCTGTCTTCCTCAAAAAAAGGTTATCTTACAGGAAGCGATTCCATTAACAGTTCCGGTCGTAGGTCAGATTCTCTTGCCACCTGTTAGAAATTGCACAAATTAGAGAAATTGCAGAAAGATAGCATTTATGAATTCTTAAGGCTTAAACCTGACAATACTGTGACACACGCGACGAATACGTTGGTTAACTTAACTTCAGCGGGTGACAAGTAGATGATCGGAATACGAACAAGCATGGCTTTAAATAGTGTCAGTTCTGTGACACACTGCAAGGACAAACAATATTGCCAAAATTCTTGTGCTGAGAAGCTAAACTGAGGACAGGCACCAGACACacgcaaaatccaaaagtttcATTAGTTCTTCCGCCATATTAAAACCAAGATAATTAAGAATTACTCCGGAAGGAACTTGCAGGTAGCCGTGAGCATGACATGTGCATTAATGTATTATCAAGGTTTACCTCCAAAAAACAtacacagatctcgagttatagaaaataaacaaaaatacagcaCTGTACAGGATACAGTTTATAAATGCGAAACAGAGCTTCTCAATTTCCTTCAAAATGATAGGGCTGACACGTGCGAACACgccaatcaaacagataaaaagAACATCAGTCTTAACGACAGCAAATTTCTCGCAATCTGATGGATGGGAGTAAGGACGAATAGTGGTTCAGATCAAATTATATGGTAAAAATAAGAActttaaaaattcaaatgacACATATACTAAACATTCAGCTGATGAGAATTTGAAAATACGGGCTTTGAAATGTCAATGGAAAAGGTTTCCCGCCTAAAGTAATCCAGGCCTAAGGTGTGTAGCCCATGATTCATTCTTGCTTTCGCGATGTTTTGCGACCGAACTGATAACGCATTACTCATGCTGTGCGAAAGGACAAAGATCAATTCATGTTGGGCACAGTCGCCATTGTACTGGGGCACGTACCCCATGTCTACAAGCTCAGTAAAATACAGGTTTCACTTGTTCAACTTGTTACTGGCAGCATAATGGAAATTCTGCCTTTAGGAAATGTGTTCTCCTAGTTTATGTCTTTCAATAATCTATGAAAAGCTGTGTAAATCAAAATTCTAACCATGTTAATTACTAATGTTGATTTGCTAGTTACCAGGGAACATCAAATTTTGAATTCAAGTTTTTGTCAATATACATTTACTATTGTAAATAAGTAACCTGGATGCACTGCTTGTATGGCCCCACTTGGTTTCAACAGTCATATAATACCTATGACGAAGTCCTCAACAGATTTCACTCaataaatttgttgaaaatgggCGAAACGGCCTGTAACCTGTTTTCAATTCAGTATTATGTATTGCCCGAGAATTGAACTTAATTGAATACACTTGTAATCAATTCAATACGGTGAAACGTTTTTAACAAAAGTCCGGAAAACTGTTTCGTAACGGGCCGAAAAGACGAGATGTAAACCATGGTCCCCTCATTGGGATTATTGTAACGTATAATCTCAGATTAGAAAATTTCCAAAAACCTGAAAACTCTAACTCTCTTCAATGCAATTGTTTCCCTGTTATAACAGTTGTCAAATACAGCCTTACTTTAGCATGAAGGTAGAGCAATTGTTGTTGCTACATTCACCAAGCCTTGTTGGGTCAATTATTCTTGGTCCAGCATTTGGTGTCATGGACAATACAGATCATATCATACTTCCCAAAGGGTATTTTTAAGAAAGCCAGGCACTTATTTTCAAGCTTGTTTATGACATTGTATTTCCGGGCGTTTGCATCTCTGGCAAACCTTATTAAACAGAAATCTGGTAACCAGTTGGAATAAGTATCCTTATATTTACGCGTGTACCGTGCCAGAACTCGTCTAACAAAATGGTTAATCTATGAAATGCTAAAGTTTTACCGTTACAGTAGATCGTCTACAGTCAGTAACGCAAGCGATTATAACGCAGTTTATTACTATCACTGACCAGCATTGGTGTCTTAGCTACAGTACACAATTGTATAATTAAAAAATTCACTCAAATAAACCTTAATGCCATTTATGTGTTATTTACGTAAGACAAACGTAAAAATTAATTAAGTGCTGCACTGTGAATACGCTTTAAAATCTATATATTTTAACTACACTTTAAATACAAATGAGTTATTTTTCTCATACTGGGTTACTATAATAATCTCGACATCAGCCAGACAAAGTTGAGTCCTCTCCTTGACTAATCGGACTAGAATCGAACACAGCCTCAAGGTGTACACGCTTTGCACTCAAACCACTTTGTGAAAGGCTTTTTGACACTTCCAGAGTTTTCTGAATGATATCGGAGTGCATTTTCATGTGCTGGTTGAGGTCAGATTTGCTGATTGTCTCAAAGCCACACTGGCAGCAACGGAAGGTGATTAGACAAGGAGCCTTCTTGTCACCAATGGGTTTATCTGTTGGTGAATCTGAAGAATCGGTCTCCTCTTCCATGTCCACATCGTCAGTCTTCGAATCGCAGACAGTGGTTTTGGCAGCCGTGTTGGTGTTATCCTGTCGAGAATCATAATCTATGGCTGCATTGATGACTTCGTTGGTGAACTCATAGATGTAGTTTTTGTCACTCGCATGCCTCCACATGTGACTCTTCAAGGAGGGCAAGTGGTGGCACACGTAGCCGCACAGATTACACTTGTATTGTTCCAGAGGCTGTTGAACGTAGCGTTGATCGTTGATGTGTCGTTTCATGTGCGACTTGAGACTTCTGCTAGAGGCAGCCAGAAAGTTGCAGAGTTCACACTTCATGTCTTTGGCTTCTTCGTGAGCGCGAACGTGGACACGATAACTAGATTGCGATGGACAAATGAGGTCGCAGTGAGGACATTGtaggttttgttttctgtgtgcCTTTTGATGGTGTTTCAAATCTGGCTGTGATAGAGTTTCAAAGGTGCACTCTTCACAGAAGTACACGTCTTCGGCCTTACACCCGTCACGCCTGTGAATAGCCCAGTCGTTCTTGTCGCTGAAAAAGCTGCCGCACGAGTCGCACTTTAGGAGATTCTTGTCAGTGTGCAATCTGGTGTGATTTCTAAAGGTTATAGGATTTGTTGTTTCAAAGTCGCATGTGTCGCAAAGGAACGGGTCCTTCTCGGAGTGGGCTCTCATGTGTGCTCGAAGCTGGCTCTTGTAGTTGAAGGCGGATGGACAAAGTTTGCACTGATACGTCCGCATTTTGCAGTGCTGTATCATGTGGTCTTGTAAAGTTTCGCTTGAATCAGCCACAAAATCACACAAAGAGCATTCAAAGGGTTTCTTCGTCTTATGCAAGCGCATATGCTGTTTAATTAATTGTGGACTTGAGTTGGTGTAATGGCATAACTTGCACCGATACTTCGGCTCAAACTCGTCCAACTTCTCTACGTTTTCCATTGTTTCCACATGCAGAGGAGTGTCCCTGGAGTTACGCTGATTTCTACGTCGAGGCTTTCTCTTCCCTAAAATATTGAGTTGGGAGGAATCGTCGGTTTCACTCTCCGACTTCGACCGTTCTCTCAGCTGCTCTATAACAGCTAAGAGTGAGGAACAAATCCCTGCTTTTGGCTTATTTGAATCAGATGGGTCTTCAAGTTCTGTAGAACTAGATCCGTCTTTAACATTGTCGTCAGTTGTCTGAGACCCTTCATCTACGGAGACAACTTGTTCTTCGTGAACTTCAACGAGACAATCCTGGAACTGTACTCCAATGTCCGCTACATCTTCAGTGGTATCACAGACATTATTCTGCGAACCCTTTTGTAACAAAGACAGCAAAGTAAGGGCAGACTCATCGTCGACAGATATAGACTTAGTAACACACTGCTTCTCAGGGCCTTCGGTTTGGTTTCCAGAGCTTTCTCCAAATTCAATCGCAGTCTGAAGAACATTTGCACTCAATTGTCTCACATTCTGAGAGGCTATCAACGTCGAGATATCTGCCTGGGTCCATACTTGTGTCCCGCTGACTGGCGCAATAGAGTTACCGTCCGACACTGTTAAAATAACAATATCTGTATTGGTACTGTCTGCTTCCTTTGATATATCTGATGTTTCCGCAGGTGTTACCTCACGCACAAAAGGGAGTTCATTAGATAGTACTGATGTTTCTGAATCACCAATGTCCATGTTGGATGAGCGCGATGCTTCCGCTTGAAGACTTCCATCAACCGAGTTCAACAGTTCCGGACACCTGGGACTGTTTTGTTGACTTCTAAGGCCTGTCAACGTTGAAGACTGAGAAACTGCATTTATTCTTTCGACTACCACATTTGGGCTGGATTCCACAGCCCCAGTGCAGAACCTCTTTGCGGCCTGTACCACTGACACTGATGACGAGTCTGTAGATGGTGTTGTTTCGGGAAGAGGACGCTTGGGTGGACTGCTATTAAGAACTTCTTGCCCAAGCCTGGGAACAGTCGAGCCAGACTTGTCGCAGAGTAAAGACTTATCCGTATCTTTAGGCTCTACCTTGTGATGAGCGCCTGAACCGACTGAAAAATCCTTCGAAGTGATGTTTTCAGAGTTGTCGGGATTCTCACCATCATCATGAGAATCCGTAATGCCATCAGATTCAGTCAGCACTACCTGTACCATATTGCTGACTTTCCCTAAGAGTGGCAATGAGGTAACCACATCGATGGTCTCCGATTTGTTTGATATTAAACCAGAGGATTTTGAGCCTAACAGCTTCATTAAAGCTTCTGAGACAACTGAAGTGTCAACTGTCGGCACtccatttaaaatttttgcattgttttgaatttcattttcttgtgtGCATACCTCAACCTTAACGGAAGCGGAGGGTGGGTTGGTCACCATTTTGCTGCAGTTCTCCTGAGTGATGTCATCATAAATACTCATGGGTCCATTCTGAAACATAGGATAATCTATATCCTTATGACCAGAGTGTTTCCACACATGAGCTTTAATTGTTCTCTGGTGGTCGCATGTATACCC belongs to Liolophura sinensis isolate JHLJ2023 chromosome 9, CUHK_Ljap_v2, whole genome shotgun sequence and includes:
- the LOC135475257 gene encoding zinc finger protein 507-like, encoding MATLSGSKESPVVAEKICSAALEERSVPQTVLISTKSILPLNSNLVDSVSKIISLPSSVAKGSPGKTAIAYSATPVVSVYTTKSVVPATKLAPVVLVEEQAADSTKSQTVLQLQSDSQSQAGPKELLKCEECEYSTTNKHYLKQHVDLVHSDVRPYKCPFCDYAGKRSHSLKEHLVVHSSDRPYECHLCNATFRKKGHLTNHIKMHSPPTTVQLLGGTGVFGNEIDGAGNIFICAQCEFASTSKTVLMKHLNSCSKKVGGDAGQSCESTWVTVKESESSSSKLLPTGIPSSSPNPPVVLMKCTECGFTSSDKDLLRKHMWIHIEQSSGSSSQKSSPVSDNLVKLEQTPVKEQAANTAFKCGECFHETTEAYKFIAHMLTHKASPKSGKAAAVVTTSNSVLVSTESVKETPASAGQSRYNDIVSSSESSGFTHDKSVGRFCCNICGYTCDHQRTIKAHVWKHSGHKDIDYPMFQNGPMSIYDDITQENCSKMVTNPPSASVKVEVCTQENEIQNNAKILNGVPTVDTSVVSEALMKLLGSKSSGLISNKSETIDVVTSLPLLGKVSNMVQVVLTESDGITDSHDDGENPDNSENITSKDFSVGSGAHHKVEPKDTDKSLLCDKSGSTVPRLGQEVLNSSPPKRPLPETTPSTDSSSVSVVQAAKRFCTGAVESSPNVVVERINAVSQSSTLTGLRSQQNSPRCPELLNSVDGSLQAEASRSSNMDIGDSETSVLSNELPFVREVTPAETSDISKEADSTNTDIVILTVSDGNSIAPVSGTQVWTQADISTLIASQNVRQLSANVLQTAIEFGESSGNQTEGPEKQCVTKSISVDDESALTLLSLLQKGSQNNVCDTTEDVADIGVQFQDCLVEVHEEQVVSVDEGSQTTDDNVKDGSSSTELEDPSDSNKPKAGICSSLLAVIEQLRERSKSESETDDSSQLNILGKRKPRRRNQRNSRDTPLHVETMENVEKLDEFEPKYRCKLCHYTNSSPQLIKQHMRLHKTKKPFECSLCDFVADSSETLQDHMIQHCKMRTYQCKLCPSAFNYKSQLRAHMRAHSEKDPFLCDTCDFETTNPITFRNHTRLHTDKNLLKCDSCGSFFSDKNDWAIHRRDGCKAEDVYFCEECTFETLSQPDLKHHQKAHRKQNLQCPHCDLICPSQSSYRVHVRAHEEAKDMKCELCNFLAASSRSLKSHMKRHINDQRYVQQPLEQYKCNLCGYVCHHLPSLKSHMWRHASDKNYIYEFTNEVINAAIDYDSRQDNTNTAAKTTVCDSKTDDVDMEEETDSSDSPTDKPIGDKKAPCLITFRCCQCGFETISKSDLNQHMKMHSDIIQKTLEVSKSLSQSGLSAKRVHLEAVFDSSPISQGEDSTLSG